The Bacillota bacterium genome contains a region encoding:
- the rimI gene encoding ribosomal protein S18-alanine N-acetyltransferase, with product MTLADLDGVLAVEELSYRTPWSRRAFLSELTENIHAQYIVARLGQEVVGYAGMWVILDEGHVTNIAVHPDWRRRGLGERLLRELISRARAHGATRMTLEVRKSNLAAQRLYTGLGFAPRGIRKGYYSDTGEDAIIMWLEDLWDEKY from the coding sequence ATGACACTGGCCGACCTGGACGGCGTGCTGGCGGTGGAGGAACTATCGTACCGTACCCCCTGGTCGCGGCGGGCTTTTCTGAGCGAGCTGACCGAGAACATCCACGCCCAGTACATCGTGGCGCGCCTGGGCCAGGAGGTGGTGGGGTACGCGGGCATGTGGGTGATCCTCGACGAAGGCCACGTGACGAACATCGCCGTCCACCCGGACTGGCGGCGCCGGGGACTGGGCGAACGCCTCCTGCGCGAACTCATATCCCGCGCCCGGGCGCACGGGGCCACCCGCATGACCCTGGAGGTGCGCAAGTCCAACCTGGCGGCGCAGCGGCTGTACACCGGCCTGGGCTTCGCCCCCCGCGGCATCCGCAAGGGCTATTACTCCGATACCGGGGAAGACGCCATCATAATGTGGCTCGAAGACCTTTGGGACGAAAAGTATTGA
- the tsaB gene encoding tRNA (adenosine(37)-N6)-threonylcarbamoyltransferase complex dimerization subunit type 1 TsaB — protein sequence MLILGLETATRFTSVALLSGDDVLAEHTYCGPLRPSQVLMPLVDRLFHETGLERSQLEAVAAGAGPGSFTGLRLGLATAQALAYALGVPAVGVSTLEAMAFPWLGTGCLVVPVLDAQRGRVYAAGYPREPAGFVPRTVEWETLLHHLASGPGTESAENEVGRVILVGEWAWAHRQEVPSRAGEVALVLEPQLGYPRATVVARLGRASLEAGAAGDPFALRAVYLRRSEAEELWEKRQCGTSTRCI from the coding sequence GTGCTGATCCTGGGCCTGGAGACCGCCACCCGCTTCACCTCGGTGGCGCTGTTGAGCGGGGATGATGTGCTGGCAGAGCACACCTATTGCGGTCCCCTGCGACCGTCCCAGGTGCTCATGCCCCTGGTGGACAGGCTGTTCCACGAGACCGGCCTTGAGCGGAGCCAGCTGGAGGCGGTGGCGGCAGGGGCCGGCCCCGGTTCCTTCACCGGTTTGCGCCTGGGGCTGGCCACCGCGCAGGCGCTGGCCTATGCCCTGGGAGTCCCGGCGGTGGGGGTCAGCACCCTGGAGGCCATGGCTTTCCCCTGGCTGGGCACGGGGTGCCTGGTGGTACCGGTGCTGGACGCCCAGCGCGGGCGGGTATACGCCGCCGGCTATCCCCGGGAGCCCGCGGGCTTTGTTCCCCGTACTGTGGAATGGGAGACCCTGCTGCACCACCTGGCCTCCGGGCCCGGTACGGAGTCGGCGGAGAATGAGGTGGGCCGGGTGATCCTGGTGGGGGAGTGGGCCTGGGCCCACAGGCAGGAGGTGCCTTCCCGGGCAGGTGAGGTTGCCCTGGTGCTGGAGCCTCAACTGGGATACCCCCGGGCGACGGTGGTGGCGCGGCTGGGCCGGGCGTCCCTGGAAGCGGGTGCGGCCGGTGACCCCTTCGCCCTGCGAGCGGTCTACCTGCGCAGATCGGAGGCCGAGGAGCTGTGGGAAAAGAGACAGTGCGGGACGTCGACCAGGTGTATATAG
- a CDS encoding M42 family metallopeptidase, with translation MTAYAEDAGRKIAPGREAEGASAYGQEAEFLGQLSEAAGISGWEAQVREIIRSHLEKMGVGYRSDHLGNIIAYRGPDDERSGLRVMLAAHMDEVGLVVSAIDKSGLLRFRKVGGIDDRVLVSKSVLVGKNRVPGVIGAKPIHLQQPKEQENPFRAEELFVDIGTRSKEEAEKAVKVGDPMVFATRLTRLGEKRARGKAFDDRAGCLVLLGALRENYRIPVYGVFTVQEEVGLRGAQAAAYAIEPGLGLALEGTVCSDTPGSEEHLQGTRLGAGPAISVMDAATIHNRRVIERLVEVAQKAGIPHQLRRTTSGGNDAGRIHLARAGAAAGGLSVPCRYIHSPASVLDLEDLVNTRRLLVEFLHSLEEGWTP, from the coding sequence ATGACCGCTTACGCCGAAGACGCCGGACGAAAAATCGCTCCCGGGCGCGAGGCAGAGGGCGCGAGTGCGTACGGCCAGGAGGCGGAGTTCCTGGGGCAGTTGAGCGAGGCCGCGGGCATCTCCGGCTGGGAGGCACAGGTGCGGGAGATCATCCGCAGCCACCTGGAGAAGATGGGGGTGGGCTACCGCAGCGACCACCTGGGCAACATCATCGCTTACCGGGGGCCCGACGACGAGCGCTCCGGCCTGCGGGTGATGCTGGCCGCCCACATGGACGAGGTGGGGCTGGTGGTCTCTGCCATAGACAAGTCAGGGCTGCTCCGCTTCCGCAAGGTGGGGGGCATCGACGACCGGGTGCTGGTCTCCAAGAGTGTGCTGGTGGGAAAGAACCGCGTGCCCGGCGTCATCGGCGCCAAGCCCATCCACCTGCAGCAGCCCAAGGAGCAGGAGAACCCCTTCCGCGCGGAGGAGCTGTTCGTGGACATCGGTACCAGGAGCAAGGAGGAGGCCGAGAAGGCGGTGAAGGTGGGCGACCCCATGGTGTTCGCCACCCGCCTCACCCGCCTGGGGGAGAAGCGGGCGCGGGGGAAGGCGTTCGATGACCGGGCCGGGTGCCTGGTGCTGCTGGGGGCTCTACGGGAGAATTACCGCATCCCCGTGTACGGTGTGTTCACCGTTCAGGAAGAGGTAGGGTTGCGGGGGGCGCAGGCGGCCGCCTACGCCATCGAACCGGGCCTGGGTCTGGCCCTGGAGGGCACGGTGTGCTCGGACACCCCCGGCTCGGAGGAGCACCTGCAGGGCACGAGGCTCGGCGCCGGGCCAGCCATCTCGGTGATGGACGCCGCCACCATCCACAACCGGCGGGTGATCGAGCGCCTGGTGGAGGTGGCCCAGAAGGCCGGTATCCCCCATCAACTGCGCCGCACCACCTCGGGCGGCAACGACGCCGGGCGCATCCACCTGGCCCGGGCCGGGGCGGCGGCCGGCGGGCTGTCGGTACCCTGCCGCTACATCCATTCGCCTGCTTCGGTGCTGGACCTGGAGGACCTGGTGAACACGCGCCGGTTGCTGGTGGAATTCCTGCACAGCCTGGAGGAGGGGTGGACGCCATGA
- the tsaD gene encoding tRNA (adenosine(37)-N6)-threonylcarbamoyltransferase complex transferase subunit TsaD, whose protein sequence is MRVLGVETSCDETACAVVEDGRHLLGNVVASQVRLHQRFGGVVPEIASRRHLEALLPVLDQALAEAGVSLRGIEAVAVTPGPGLVGALLVGLAAAKAIAWALDVPLVPVHHLEAHVYAAFVEYPHLEPPLLALVVSGGHTDFLWMPSHGRMELKGRSLDDAAGEAFDKVGRLLGLPYPGGPHVEALARDGQPTIPFPRAWLEGALDFSFSGLKTAVAAYLRRHEGGYRAADVAASFQAAVAEVLAEKAARACSALGATRLVLAGGVAANRAVREAVRSRCGKAGVELYVPRPTLCTDNAAMVAAAGYFAWREGRRAGMDLNASPGLTLEAVGLG, encoded by the coding sequence ATGAGGGTACTGGGTGTGGAGACGTCGTGCGATGAGACCGCCTGCGCGGTGGTGGAAGACGGGCGGCACCTGCTGGGGAACGTGGTGGCCTCGCAGGTGAGGCTGCACCAGCGTTTCGGCGGGGTCGTGCCCGAGATCGCGTCGCGTCGCCACCTGGAAGCGCTCCTGCCCGTGCTCGACCAGGCGCTGGCGGAGGCGGGCGTATCCTTGCGAGGCATCGAAGCTGTGGCGGTCACCCCGGGGCCGGGGCTGGTAGGGGCCCTGCTGGTGGGGCTGGCAGCGGCCAAGGCCATCGCCTGGGCCCTGGACGTCCCCCTGGTGCCCGTGCACCACCTGGAGGCTCACGTCTACGCGGCGTTCGTGGAGTACCCTCACCTGGAGCCGCCCCTGCTGGCCCTGGTGGTGTCGGGTGGGCACACGGACTTCCTGTGGATGCCCTCGCACGGGCGCATGGAGCTGAAGGGCAGGTCGCTGGACGACGCCGCCGGGGAGGCGTTCGACAAGGTGGGCAGGTTGCTCGGCCTGCCGTACCCGGGCGGGCCCCACGTGGAGGCCCTGGCGCGCGACGGGCAGCCCACCATCCCTTTCCCGCGGGCCTGGCTGGAGGGGGCGCTGGACTTCAGCTTCAGCGGCCTGAAGACCGCGGTGGCGGCATACCTGCGTCGGCACGAGGGCGGGTACCGGGCCGCGGATGTGGCGGCCAGCTTCCAGGCCGCGGTGGCGGAAGTGCTGGCCGAGAAGGCGGCCCGTGCCTGTTCCGCTTTGGGGGCCACGCGGTTGGTGCTGGCGGGCGGGGTGGCGGCCAACCGGGCCGTACGAGAGGCGGTGCGCTCGCGCTGCGGGAAGGCGGGAGTTGAGCTGTACGTGCCCCGGCCGACCCTGTGTACGGACAACGCGGCCATGGTGGCCGCCGCCGGCTATTTCGCCTGGCGGGAGGGTCGACGGGCGGGGATGGACCTCAACGCCAGCCCGGGCCTCACGCTGGAGGCGGTGGGGCTGGGTTGA
- a CDS encoding DMT family transporter — MQLLALLGAALSGAAMTAQAAINGALSKMVGLVATTFVVQVVGLLASGLVLLGAGSFRHLAGMTGAPPLLWTGGLLGVFIIFSMAFVMPRLGAGLAVAVVLTAQLVAALVFDHFGLLGMPRAPVNWMRLLGAGLLVAGAWLVKASTPS; from the coding sequence TTGCAGTTGCTGGCTTTGCTGGGAGCCGCTCTGAGCGGGGCGGCGATGACGGCTCAGGCGGCCATCAACGGTGCCCTGTCGAAGATGGTGGGGCTGGTGGCTACCACCTTCGTGGTGCAGGTGGTGGGTCTGCTGGCCAGCGGATTGGTGTTGCTGGGTGCCGGTTCCTTCCGGCACCTGGCCGGGATGACCGGAGCCCCGCCCCTGCTCTGGACGGGAGGTCTCCTCGGCGTCTTCATCATCTTCAGCATGGCCTTCGTCATGCCCCGGCTGGGGGCCGGGCTGGCAGTGGCGGTCGTGCTGACCGCCCAACTGGTCGCCGCCCTGGTGTTCGACCACTTCGGCCTGCTGGGGATGCCGCGTGCCCCGGTCAACTGGATGCGTCTGCTGGGAGCAGGGCTCCTTGTCGCCGGGGCCTGGCTGGTGAAAGCTTCCACCCCCAGCTGA
- a CDS encoding DUF483 domain-containing protein codes for MTGPAIPEALVRDLLSDQAVLDRVKVEDLLPVAAGARPAALIVLPADLPDAYALGGAIDALVSQHRARWQVALRPQAKLRRQADLLREAYGRVVESAPTYRFLSEWIERLGLNAWQLEVRPTVRYLVVYRDPVAVPVLAELGEMLAERRKRMGGWAETEPRFAESLGKVLGYPACCLDNYVRHLADGTPYEDSLAAQLAAGVARGDEPDESVFFASGFLPCGPRCGAARAIGTGIVETLAAWLPEMASRYRQMCRENLTEAARPPAERRRYVEVLERTRRLLGGYDEA; via the coding sequence GTGACGGGGCCCGCGATCCCGGAGGCGCTGGTGCGGGATTTGCTGAGCGACCAGGCGGTGCTCGATCGCGTCAAGGTCGAGGACTTGCTCCCCGTGGCCGCCGGTGCTCGCCCGGCCGCGCTGATTGTCCTCCCCGCCGATCTGCCGGACGCCTATGCGCTGGGGGGAGCCATCGATGCGCTGGTGAGCCAGCACAGGGCGCGCTGGCAGGTGGCTCTCCGCCCGCAGGCGAAGCTGCGCCGGCAGGCGGATCTGCTGCGCGAGGCGTACGGGCGGGTGGTCGAGTCGGCTCCCACCTACCGCTTCCTCAGCGAGTGGATCGAACGGTTGGGCCTGAACGCCTGGCAGCTGGAAGTGCGTCCCACGGTCCGCTACCTGGTGGTGTATCGGGACCCGGTAGCGGTGCCCGTGCTGGCGGAACTGGGCGAGATGCTGGCCGAGCGTCGGAAGCGGATGGGAGGCTGGGCGGAAACCGAGCCCCGCTTTGCGGAGTCGTTGGGGAAGGTCCTGGGGTATCCGGCCTGCTGCCTGGACAACTATGTCCGCCATCTGGCGGACGGAACCCCGTACGAAGACAGCCTGGCCGCTCAACTGGCCGCCGGGGTGGCCCGGGGGGACGAACCCGATGAGAGCGTCTTCTTCGCGTCGGGATTTCTGCCCTGCGGTCCGCGTTGCGGCGCCGCCCGGGCGATCGGTACGGGTATCGTCGAGACGCTCGCGGCCTGGCTGCCCGAGATGGCGAGCAGGTATCGGCAGATGTGCCGCGAGAACCTTACCGAGGCAGCCCGCCCCCCCGCGGAGCGGCGGCGCTACGTGGAAGTGCTGGAGCGCACGAGGAGGCTTCTGGGCGGATATGACGAAGCGTAG
- a CDS encoding M42 family metallopeptidase: MEVREFLEKVTAASGVSGFEGTVASLIREAWAPLVDEIRTDTMGSLIARRAGRADGRLALGVLRVMMAAHMDEIGLMVSRIEEGGFLRFTTVGGFDRRVLPAQEVLVHGRQDLPGVIGVKPPHLLPREEAEKPYKMEDMYIDVGLDEARVRDLVRVGDPITVGYGCRSLQGELTAGKGLDDRAGVATLHACLQELARLQHPHDVFLVATAQEEVGLKGAVTSAYEVAPDVGVAVDVEFAEQPGLPEDLTVELDKGPMIAVGPNIHPYVFSVLEKVAKEEGIPHQVRVVPGPSGTDAWAIQVTREGIPTGLVGIPLRYMHTSVEVASVADIKRAGRLLARFVMALDAQALAGWRWEA; the protein is encoded by the coding sequence TTGGAGGTCAGGGAGTTCCTGGAGAAGGTGACGGCGGCTTCGGGGGTCTCGGGGTTTGAAGGCACCGTGGCCTCCCTCATCCGGGAGGCGTGGGCGCCCCTGGTGGACGAGATCCGCACCGACACCATGGGGAGCCTGATCGCCCGGCGTGCCGGCCGGGCCGACGGTCGCCTGGCGCTTGGGGTGCTGCGGGTGATGATGGCCGCCCATATGGACGAGATCGGCCTCATGGTGAGCAGGATCGAAGAGGGGGGTTTCCTGCGTTTTACCACTGTAGGCGGGTTCGACCGCCGCGTGCTGCCCGCCCAGGAGGTGCTGGTGCACGGGCGCCAGGACCTGCCCGGGGTGATAGGGGTCAAGCCGCCCCACCTTCTGCCGCGGGAAGAGGCGGAGAAGCCGTACAAGATGGAGGACATGTACATCGACGTGGGCCTCGATGAGGCGCGCGTGCGGGACCTGGTGCGGGTGGGGGATCCCATCACCGTGGGGTACGGGTGCCGCTCCCTGCAGGGGGAGCTAACTGCGGGCAAGGGGTTGGACGACCGGGCCGGGGTGGCCACCCTGCACGCCTGCCTGCAGGAACTGGCCCGCCTGCAGCATCCTCATGACGTGTTCCTGGTGGCCACCGCGCAGGAAGAGGTGGGACTGAAGGGTGCTGTCACCTCCGCGTACGAAGTTGCTCCCGACGTGGGGGTGGCGGTGGACGTGGAGTTCGCCGAGCAGCCCGGCCTGCCCGAGGACCTGACCGTGGAACTGGACAAGGGTCCCATGATCGCGGTGGGGCCGAACATCCACCCTTACGTGTTCTCGGTGCTGGAGAAGGTGGCCAAGGAAGAGGGGATCCCCCATCAGGTGCGGGTGGTGCCCGGACCGTCCGGCACCGACGCCTGGGCCATCCAGGTCACCAGGGAGGGCATCCCCACCGGCCTGGTCGGCATCCCGCTGCGCTACATGCACACCAGCGTGGAGGTGGCGTCGGTGGCCGATATCAAGCGGGCGGGGCGGCTCCTGGCCCGCTTCGTGATGGCCCTCGACGCGCAGGCGCTGGCCGGCTGGAGGTGGGAAGCATGA
- a CDS encoding thiamine phosphate synthase, which yields MVDLPILVVSDRRLFPGDPEGMVRALCACLRGGARGVEVGDSDLAGHDLLALALRLREPTRQAGGLLLVAERADVALAAEADGVHLGCGALPAPAVRKLARRLNSSFLIGRSVTTVEEAALGQLEDADFLVFTPVWPEPGLDALRAVAASVRRPVLAGGGLTPEQLPALREVGVAGLVLGREVLEASDPERETARFLAAWQA from the coding sequence GTGGTAGACCTTCCCATCCTGGTAGTCTCTGACCGGCGCCTTTTCCCAGGAGATCCCGAGGGAATGGTGCGGGCGTTGTGCGCCTGCCTGCGGGGCGGGGCGCGGGGCGTCGAGGTGGGCGATAGCGACCTGGCCGGTCACGACCTGCTGGCCCTCGCCCTGCGGCTGCGGGAGCCCACCCGGCAGGCCGGGGGGCTGCTCCTGGTGGCGGAGCGCGCCGACGTGGCCCTGGCGGCGGAGGCGGACGGCGTTCACCTGGGGTGCGGTGCCCTGCCTGCCCCCGCCGTCAGGAAACTGGCGCGCCGCCTGAACTCGTCTTTCCTGATCGGACGGAGCGTGACCACCGTGGAGGAGGCCGCCCTGGGGCAACTGGAAGACGCCGACTTCCTGGTCTTCACACCGGTGTGGCCGGAACCGGGGCTGGACGCGCTGCGGGCGGTGGCGGCGTCGGTGCGCCGCCCAGTCCTGGCCGGTGGGGGGCTGACACCCGAGCAGCTCCCCGCCCTGCGCGAGGTCGGGGTGGCGGGGCTGGTCCTGGGCCGGGAGGTGCTGGAGGCGTCCGATCCCGAGCGGGAGACCGCCCGCTTCCTGGCCGCCTGGCAGGCCTGA
- a CDS encoding gamma carbonic anhydrase family protein, which yields MTERGVPGGEGDRWPFGSPQVDPAAFVAPGAWLIGSVVVGPESSVWYGACLRGDENWVRVGRESNIQDGATLHPTGEHPVEVGDRVTVGHRAILHACTVEDDCLIGMGAIVLDGARIGRGSLVGAGALVPPGKEIPPGSVVLGVPGKVVRPAGEREAHEIAYSAARYVELTRIYRRHARGLT from the coding sequence TTGACCGAGCGTGGGGTACCAGGGGGTGAGGGGGACCGGTGGCCTTTCGGGTCACCGCAGGTGGACCCCGCGGCTTTCGTGGCGCCGGGAGCCTGGCTGATCGGCAGCGTGGTGGTCGGGCCCGAATCTTCGGTGTGGTACGGTGCCTGCCTGCGCGGAGATGAGAACTGGGTGCGGGTGGGACGGGAATCCAACATCCAGGACGGCGCCACGCTGCATCCCACCGGGGAACATCCGGTGGAGGTGGGTGACCGGGTCACGGTGGGACACCGGGCTATTCTCCACGCCTGCACGGTGGAGGACGACTGCCTTATCGGGATGGGCGCCATCGTGCTCGATGGTGCCCGCATCGGCCGGGGATCCCTGGTGGGGGCGGGCGCGCTCGTGCCTCCGGGGAAAGAGATACCTCCCGGCAGCGTGGTGCTGGGGGTACCGGGGAAGGTGGTGCGACCGGCCGGAGAGCGGGAAGCCCACGAGATCGCGTACTCGGCCGCCCGCTACGTAGAACTCACCCGCATCTACCGCCGCCACGCCAGGGGGCTTACATAG
- a CDS encoding uracil-DNA glycosylase has product MTKRSRGGQGASHARQQTFSFLTGPDVPLLAVPQPDGEAVAEAAPRHEVEEQRAEGGAVSQGGARAAPAALFVGAASTASPVGEAWPLDGGILAEGDTFLREMEGSPDLEELGRVARGCRRCPLREGCRGVVFGEGDPRAVMMFVGEGPGQTEDEMGRPFVGRAGQLLDKWIGLLGLKRHQVYITNVVKCRPPGNRTPLTEEMRSCWPILRHQLLLIRPRILVCLGSPALQALVHPSARITRLRGNWLERGSMRIMGTFHPAAVLRDPTKERPVHEDLRRLRDEYLRVAPRGGG; this is encoded by the coding sequence ATGACGAAGCGTAGCCGGGGCGGGCAGGGGGCGTCCCATGCCCGCCAGCAGACCTTTTCTTTCCTCACGGGACCGGATGTACCCCTCCTCGCGGTTCCTCAACCGGACGGGGAAGCGGTGGCAGAGGCCGCTCCCCGGCATGAAGTCGAGGAGCAGCGGGCAGAGGGCGGGGCGGTGTCGCAGGGCGGAGCGAGGGCAGCCCCTGCGGCGCTATTTGTCGGCGCAGCCAGCACGGCGTCCCCGGTAGGGGAGGCCTGGCCCCTTGACGGGGGAATACTGGCAGAGGGTGATACCTTCCTGAGGGAGATGGAGGGATCTCCCGACCTGGAGGAACTGGGCCGGGTGGCACGGGGATGTCGGCGTTGCCCGCTGCGGGAGGGGTGCCGCGGCGTGGTGTTCGGTGAGGGCGATCCCCGGGCGGTCATGATGTTCGTGGGTGAGGGTCCCGGTCAGACCGAAGACGAGATGGGGCGGCCATTCGTGGGTAGGGCCGGCCAGCTGCTGGACAAATGGATCGGACTCCTGGGGCTCAAGCGCCATCAGGTCTACATCACCAACGTGGTGAAGTGCCGTCCGCCGGGAAACCGGACTCCCCTGACGGAGGAGATGCGCTCCTGCTGGCCCATCCTCCGCCATCAGCTGCTGCTGATCCGCCCCCGCATCCTGGTGTGCCTGGGTTCTCCGGCCCTGCAGGCCCTGGTTCACCCCTCCGCTCGCATCACCCGGCTGCGGGGGAACTGGCTGGAGCGGGGGAGCATGCGTATCATGGGTACTTTCCATCCGGCCGCGGTGTTGCGGGATCCCACCAAGGAGCGGCCGGTGCACGAAGACCTGCGCCGCCTGAGGGACGAGTACCTGCGCGTTGCCCCCCGAGGGGGTGGCTGA
- the tsaE gene encoding tRNA (adenosine(37)-N6)-threonylcarbamoyltransferase complex ATPase subunit type 1 TsaE, producing the protein MPPHLHEQPVARRMQVLSRSPAQTRELGARLGGMMQRGDVVALVGPLGAGKTTLVQGMAEGLGFAGRVRSPSFTLVNEYPTPRGNLYHLDLFRLDSAREAEEAGLDEFLPGDGMAVVEWAERAAAGLPPEHLEISLEMGSQEEERVLLLTACGTRYHLLLDAFAGAGEPGRRRDGGRGRC; encoded by the coding sequence ATGCCACCCCATCTCCATGAGCAACCGGTAGCCCGCCGGATGCAGGTTCTCAGCCGGTCGCCCGCCCAGACCCGCGAGTTGGGTGCCCGCCTGGGGGGCATGATGCAGAGGGGCGACGTGGTGGCCCTGGTGGGGCCGCTGGGCGCGGGCAAGACCACCCTGGTGCAGGGCATGGCCGAGGGGCTGGGCTTTGCCGGTCGCGTGCGCAGCCCTTCCTTTACCCTGGTCAACGAGTACCCCACCCCGCGGGGAAACCTGTATCACCTGGATCTGTTCCGGCTGGACTCCGCCCGGGAGGCGGAAGAGGCCGGGTTGGACGAGTTCCTCCCGGGTGACGGCATGGCCGTGGTGGAGTGGGCGGAAAGGGCGGCAGCAGGGCTGCCGCCCGAGCACCTGGAGATATCACTGGAGATGGGGTCGCAGGAAGAAGAGCGCGTGCTGCTCCTCACGGCCTGCGGGACCAGGTATCATCTCCTGCTGGATGCCTTCGCCGGTGCCGGTGAGCCGGGGCGTCGGCGGGACGGAGGGCGGGGGCGGTGCTGA
- a CDS encoding M42 family metallopeptidase, with the protein MKEETRELIRSLTEAFGPSGQEEQVRELITSLVRPHVDGVRTDALGNLICTRGPRRAGTAGGPPGTARAGTGTATAASGTAGAGGVKKVMLAAHMDEIGIMITHIDDKGFLRFGAIGGVSPHRCLGQRVVVGNGTLGVFGHEKLDDPKDLKFEKMFVDIGASSREEAGEKVRIGDAAAFTRPLQRAGNRLVAKAMDDRIGCAVLVEVARRLGASPHEVHFVFTVQEEVGLRGARTAAFGLAPDAAIAVDVTTTGDTPKAETMEVSLGKGAAIKVKDASLICHPGLRRSLEDTARAHGIPYQLEILERGGTDAGAMQLAREGVPAGVVSVPCRYVHTPSEMVDEGDVEACIELLAKALEGPLEW; encoded by the coding sequence ATGAAAGAGGAGACGCGCGAACTGATCCGGAGCCTGACGGAGGCCTTCGGGCCCTCCGGTCAGGAAGAGCAGGTGCGGGAGCTGATCACCTCGCTGGTGCGCCCGCACGTGGACGGGGTGCGCACCGACGCCCTGGGCAACCTCATCTGCACGCGCGGACCGCGGAGGGCAGGCACCGCAGGCGGGCCGCCTGGCACCGCACGCGCGGGCACGGGCACTGCCACCGCAGCGTCGGGCACCGCGGGGGCCGGCGGGGTTAAGAAGGTGATGCTGGCCGCCCACATGGACGAGATCGGCATCATGATCACCCACATAGACGACAAGGGATTCCTGCGCTTCGGGGCCATCGGCGGTGTCAGCCCCCACCGGTGCCTGGGCCAGCGGGTGGTGGTCGGCAATGGCACCTTGGGGGTGTTTGGCCACGAGAAGCTGGACGACCCCAAGGACCTGAAGTTCGAGAAGATGTTCGTGGATATCGGTGCCTCTTCCCGCGAGGAGGCGGGCGAGAAGGTCAGGATCGGCGATGCCGCCGCCTTTACCCGGCCGCTGCAGAGGGCCGGCAACCGGCTGGTGGCCAAGGCCATGGACGACCGCATCGGATGCGCCGTGCTGGTGGAGGTGGCGCGGCGGCTGGGGGCCTCGCCCCATGAGGTGCACTTCGTCTTCACCGTGCAGGAGGAGGTGGGACTGCGGGGCGCCCGCACCGCCGCCTTCGGCCTCGCCCCCGACGCGGCCATCGCCGTGGACGTCACCACCACGGGCGATACCCCCAAGGCGGAGACCATGGAGGTGAGCCTGGGTAAGGGGGCTGCCATCAAGGTGAAGGACGCCAGCCTGATCTGTCACCCCGGCCTGCGCCGGTCCCTGGAGGACACCGCCCGCGCCCACGGGATACCGTACCAGCTGGAAATCCTGGAGCGGGGCGGCACCGATGCCGGGGCCATGCAGCTCGCCCGGGAGGGTGTCCCGGCCGGGGTGGTATCGGTGCCCTGCCGCTACGTGCACACGCCCTCGGAGATGGTGGACGAGGGAGATGTGGAAGCGTGCATCGAGCTGCTCGCGAAAGCCCTGGAGGGACCCCTTGAGTGGTAG